Below is a genomic region from Antricoccus suffuscus.
TGCGCGCTGAAGTCCTCGCGCACGACGTTGCGTCGCAGTTTCATTGACGGGGTCAGGTAGCCATTGTCTTCGTTGAAGTCGTTGTCGAGCACGATGAACTTGCGAATCGACTCGGCCTTCGAGACCGTCTTGTTAGCGCTATTGACCGCCTGCTGGATTTGCGCATGCAAGTCGGGGTCGTTGATGAGGTCCGAAAGCGTCGCATCTGCCGGTTTGTTGTTGTTTTTCTTCCAGGCCGGCAGCATTTCCTCGTCGATGGTGATGAGCGCGCCAACGAACGGTCGCTGATCGCCGACCACAATGCATTGGCTGATCAGCGCGTGCGACCGTAGCGCGTCTTCGAGTGCCGCCGGCGCGACGTTTTTGCCGCCGGCGGTGACGATGATTTCCTTCTTGCGACCGGTAATCGAGACGTAACCGTCTTCGTCGATCGACCCCAGGTCTCCGGTATGCAGCCAGCCGTCGATCAGGGTTTCCTTGGTGGCTTCCTCGTTGCCCCAGTAGCCGCTGAACACGTGCTCGCCGGAGATGATGATCTCCCCGTCGTCCGCGATGCGGATTGTCGCGCCAGGCAACGGGCGACCGACTGTACCCACCCGCATCTGGGTGAGCGTGTTGCTCGCGGTCACCGGCGAAGTCTCGGTCAGTCCGTAGCCTTCGAGGACGGTGATGCCGATCCCGCGGAAGAAATGTCCGAGACGGTCGCCGAGCGGCGCGCCACCGGAGACCGCGCTCTCGCACCGTCCGCCGAGCGCAGCGCGCAGCTTGCCGTAGACGAGCTTGTCGAAGACGGCGTGCTTGAGCTTCAGAACCAGCCCCGGCGTACCTTTGTCCAGCGCCCGCGAGTATTCGATCGCGGTCGCCTCGGCTATGTGAAAAATCTTCCCCTTACCCTCCGAGATTGCCTTTTGCGCCGCGGAGTTGTAGACCTTCTCGAACACGCGGGGTACGGCGAGCAGGAACGACGGTTTAAACACCCCCAGGTCCGGGACGAGGTTAGGGATGTCCGAGCTGTGCCCGAGCTTGACCCGTGCGGTGAGCGCGCCGAGCTGAATGATCCGGGCGAAGACATGCGCCAGCGGCAAGAAAAGCAGAGTGGAACGCCCCGGTTGCAGCAGGTCGTCCTGGGACGCGACGGTGTTGCGGGCGTCGAACACGAGGTTGCGGTGGGTGAGCTGGCAGCCTTTCGGGCGCCCCGTCGTGCCGCTGGTGTAGACA
It encodes:
- a CDS encoding AMP-dependent synthetase/ligase, with the translated sequence MREVSVPSRYDVPATINVADIVFEHAEKYPTEALYALRSGADWTDLSAAEFAGRVNALAKGFIAAGIEPGSRVALMSRTRFEWTLCDFALASAGLIVVPIYETSSADQVEWILSNSGATAAIVETAEHAAIVEQVRGALTDLKTVWVIDNADLDTLVESGTETTDDEVSKRRGATKADDVATIVYTSGTTGRPKGCQLTHRNLVFDARNTVASQDDLLQPGRSTLLFLPLAHVFARIIQLGALTARVKLGHSSDIPNLVPDLGVFKPSFLLAVPRVFEKVYNSAAQKAISEGKGKIFHIAEATAIEYSRALDKGTPGLVLKLKHAVFDKLVYGKLRAALGGRCESAVSGGAPLGDRLGHFFRGIGITVLEGYGLTETSPVTASNTLTQMRVGTVGRPLPGATIRIADDGEIIISGEHVFSGYWGNEEATKETLIDGWLHTGDLGSIDEDGYVSITGRKKEIIVTAGGKNVAPAALEDALRSHALISQCIVVGDQRPFVGALITIDEEMLPAWKKNNNKPADATLSDLINDPDLHAQIQQAVNSANKTVSKAESIRKFIVLDNDFNEDNGYLTPSMKLRRNVVREDFSAQIDQLYAT